One window from the genome of Nicotiana tomentosiformis chromosome 5, ASM39032v3, whole genome shotgun sequence encodes:
- the LOC104087500 gene encoding oligopeptide transporter 3: protein MSTKNSAPTTIPPLPPSAAGKLNGEPPADHERCPVEEVALVVPETDDPTLPVMTFRAWFLGLTSCTLLIFLNTFFIYRTQPLTISAILMQIAVLPIGKFMAATLPKKNYTLFGRWGFSLNPGPFNIKEHVIITVMANCGVSIGGGDAYSIGAITVMKAYYKQSLNFLCALLIVLTTQIVGYGWAGMLRRYLVDPVDMWWPSNLAQVSLFRALHEKEQKTRGLTRMQFFLVFMAASFAYYAFPGYLFPILTFFSWVCWAWPRSITAQQIGSGYHGLGVGAFTLDWAGISAYHGSPLVAPWSSILNVGIGFIMFIYIIIPLCYWKYNTFDARKFPIFSNQLFTSSGHKYDTTKILTPQFDLNIAAYESYSKLYLSPLFALSIGSGFARFTATLTHVALFHGSDIWKQSRSAVKNVKLDIHAKLMKSYKQVPQWWYLVLLFGSIALSLLMCFVWKEDVQLPWWGMLFAFGLAWIVTLPIGVIQATTNQQPGYDIIAQFIIGYVLPGKPIANLIFKIYGRISTIHALSFLADLKLGHYMKIPPRCMYTAQLVGTLVAGTVNLAVAWWMLGSIENICDVETLHPDSPWTCPKFRVTFDASVIWGLIGPERLFGSGGLYRNLVWLFLIGAVLPVPVWVLSKVFPEKKWIPLINIPVISYGFAGMPPATPTNIASWLITGMIFNYFVFKYRKEWWQKYNYVLSAALDAGTAFMGVLLFFALQNEGKNLKWWGTQLDHCPLATCPTAPGIVVAGCPVFK from the exons ATGTCTACCAAGAACTCCGCCCCCACCACTATCCCACCATTACCACCGTCAGCCGCCGGGAAGCTGAACGGAGAGCCACCAGCTGATCACGAAAGATGTCCGGTGGAGGAGGTGGCGTTGGTAGTTCCAGAAACAGACGACCCCACTTTACCTGTAATGACATTCAGAGCATGGTTTCTTGGACTGACCTCATGCACTCTCTTGATTTTTCTCAACACTTTCTTTATCTACAGAACTCAGCCTTTAACTATTTCAGCTATTCTCATGCAAATAGCTGTGCTCCCAATTGGGAAATTCATGGCTGCTACACTTCCTAAAAAGAATTACACTCTGTTTGGGAGATGGGGTTTTAGTTTAAATCCAGGGCCATTTAATATCAAAGAGCATGTTATTATTACAGTTATGGCCAATTGCGGTGTTTCCATTGGAGGAGGCGATGCTTATTCCATTGGGGCTATTACTGTTATGAAGGCTTATTATAAGCAAAGCTTGAATTTCCTTTGTGCTCTTCTTATTGTCTTGACCACTCAG ATAGTGGGATATGGATGGGCTGGGATGTTGAGGAGATACTTGGTTGATCCTGTGGATATGTGGTGGCCGTCAAACCTTGCTCAAGTCTCCCTATTCAG GGCACTTCACGAGAAGGAACAAAAAACAAGAGGCTTGACAAGGATGCAGTTTTTCCTTGTATTTATGGCAGCAAGCTTCGCATATTATGCATTCCCAGGCTATCTATTTCCGATTTTGACCTTCTTCTCATGGGTTTGTTGGGCGTGGCCACGTAGTATCACAGCACAGCAAATTGGCTCTGGATACCATGGCCTTGGCGTGGGTGCTTTTACTCTCGATTGGGCTGGTATATCAGCATATCATGGCAGTCCGTTAGTGGCACCATGGTCCTCGATTCTTAATGTTGGCATTGGTTTTATTATGTTCATATACATCATCATTCCCCTATGTTACTGGAAGTACAACACTTTTGATGCCCGGAAGTTTCCTATCTTTTCAAATCAGCTGTTTACATCTAGCGGCCACAAATATGATACCACTAAGATCTTGACCCCACAATTTGATCTCAACATTGCTGCTTATGAAAGTTACAGCAAGCTCTACCTCAGTCCTTTATTTGCCCTCTCAATTGGATCAGGATTCGCAAGGTTTACAGCAACCCTCACACATGTTGCACTATTTCATGGCAG TGATATCTGGAAGCAAAGTAGATCTGCTGTGAAGAATGTCAAATTGGACATCCATGCAAAATTGATGAAGAGTTACAAGCAAGTTCCTCAGTGGTGGTACCTCGTATTATTGTTCGGTAGCATAGCCCTGTCACTTCTGATGTGTTTTGTATGGAAAGAAGATGTGCAGCTGCCATGGTGGGGTATGCTGTTTGCGTTTGGTCTTGCTTGGATTGTTACTCTCCCTATAGGAGTCATTCAAGCGACTACCAACCAG CAACCTGGATATGACATAATTGCACAGTTCATAATTGGTTACGTCCTCCCAGGAAAACCAATTGCGAACTTGATTTTCAAAATCTATGGCCGGATCAGTACCATTCATGCTCTCTCTTTTTTAGCCGATCTTAAACTTGGTCACTACATGAAAATTCCACCGCGATGCATGTATACAGCTCAG CTTGTTGGGACACTGGTTGCCGGTACAGTCAACCTTGCAGTGGCATGGTGGATGCTAGGAAGTATCGAGAACATTTGTGATGTTGAGACTCTTCATCCTGATAGCCCATGGACCTGTCCAAAATTCCGAGTCACATTTGACGCTTCTGTCATATGGGGTCTAATTGGACCAGAACGATTGTTTGGTTCCGGAGGATTATATAGGAACTTGGTATGGTTATTCCTCATTGGTGCAGTGCTGCCGGTGCCTGTTTGGGTGCTAAGCAAAGTCTTCCCTGAAAAGAAATGGATCCCATTGATCAACATACCAGTTATATCTTATGGTTTTGCCGGAATGCCACCAGCCACGCCAACCAATATCGCTAGCTGGCTCATTACCGGAATGATATTCAACTATTTTGTATTCAAATACCGAAAAGAATGGTGGCAGAAATACAACTATGTTCTGTCAGCTGCCCTGGATGCTGGTACAGCTTTTATGGGTGTTTTATTGTTCTTTGCTTTGCAAAATGAGGGCAAGAATTTGAAATGGTGGGGAACTCAGTTAGACCACTGTCCCTTGGCAACTTGCCCTACAGCCCCTGGAATTGTAGTGGCAGGATGTCCAGTTTTCAAGTAG